Genomic segment of Pontibacter liquoris:
AACCTTGCAGGGACTTCTGCGGCTTGGCCATCAGACCTCGCATACCACCCAACTGACGGATCTGCTCTCTGGAACCACGGGCGCCCGAGTGCATCATCATAAAGATGGCGTTGAAGCCTTGGTCATCATTCTCCAGGCGACGCATCAACGTTTCAGTGATCTGGTTGTTGATACGTGTCCAGATGTCGATTACCTGGTTGTAACGTTCGTTATCTGTGATCAGACCCATCGAGTAGTTCTGCCACACACCGTCCACGTCTTTCTTCGCCTGCTCTACCAGGATATCTTTTTCAGCCGGAATAGAGATATCACCCAGACCCATGGACAGACCACCTTTGTAGGCTGACTGGAAACCAAGTGTTTTGATATCATCCAGGAAGTGGGCCGTACGGGCCATACCTGTTTCCTTGAATACGCGGGAGATGATCTGCTGTAGTTTCTTCTTCGTCAACAGCTCATCGATATAACCAACCTCTTTCGGTACAAACTGGTTGAAGATCACGCGGCCGGCTACGGTCTCGATCAGCTTCTCCTCCAGTTCGCCCTGCTCGTTCTTCACGGTAGCTCTTACTTTAATGTAAGCATGCTTAGACAGGCGGCCTTCGTTTATAGCAATGATCACTTCTTCGGCAGAGTAAAAGCTCATACCTTCGCCAGCGATCTTTTGTGTTTCGGTGCTACGCTTTCCTTTTGATACATAGTATAAACCAAGTACCATGTCCTGCGACGGTACCGCAATTGGCGCGCCGTTAGCAGGGTTCAGGATGTTGTGCGAAGCCAGCATCAGCATAGAGGCTTCCAGTACAGCAGCAGGTCCGAGTGGAACGTGCACCGCCATCTGGTCACCGTCAAAGTCGGCGTTGAATGCCGTACACACCAGTGGGTGCAGCTGGATCGCCTTACCTTCGATCAGTTTTGGCTGGAAAGCCTGGATACCTAATCTGTGGAGCGTAGGAGCACGGTTAAGGAGTACCGGGTGGCCTTTCAGCACATTCTCTAGGATATCCCATACTACCGGATCCTTACGATCTACTATTTTCTTAGCAGACTTTACAGTCTTAACTATACCTCTTTCGATCAGCTTGCGGATGATGAACGGCTTGAAGAGCTCAGCTGCCATGTTCTTAGGCAGACCACACTCATGAAGCTTCAGTTCAGGACCAACCACAATTACCGAACGGCCGGAGTAGTCAACACGCTTACCAAGTAAGTTCTGACGGAAACGTCCCTGCTTACCTTTCAGCATATCAGAAAGAGACTTCAGTGCACGGTTACCTTCTGCACGAACAGCGTTCACTTTACGTGAGTTGTCGAACAGCGAGTCTACCGCTTCCTGCAGCATACGCTTCTCGTTACGAAGTATAACTTCCGGCGCTTTGATCTCGATCAGGCGCTTGAGACGGTTGTTACGGATGATCACGCGGCGGTACAGGTCGTTCAAGTCTGAAGTAGCAAAACGGCCACCATCCAATGGAACAAGCGGACGAAGCTCCGGCGGAATAACAGGCACCATGCGGATTACCATCCACTCTGGTCTGTTTTCGATACGCGTAGCAGCATCACGGAAAGCCTCAACGACACGAAGACGCTTCAATGCTTCCGCTTTACGCTGCTGCGATGTTTCGTGCGCAGCGGCATGACGAAGCTCGTAAGACAGATCGTCCAGGTTGATGCGCTCCAACAGCATCTGCAACGCCTCGGCGCCCATCTTTGCGATGAACTTGTTCGGGTCGTTATTGTCCAGTGCCTGGTTTTCGCGCGGTAATTTGTCGATCATATCCAGGTACTCATCCTCTGTCAGGAAGTCCAGGGTGTTCACCCCGTCTTCTGCCAGAATACCAGGCTGGATAACGGCATATCGTTCGTAGTAGATAATCTGGTCGAGCTTCTTGGTTGGCAAGCCCAGCAGATACCCTATTTTGTTCGGAAGTGATTTGAAGTACCAGATATGCGCCACCGGAACTACTAGTTCGATATGGCCCATGCGCTCGCGACGCACTTTTTTCTCGGTCACCTCTACACCGCAACGGTCGCAGATAATGCCCTTGTATCTGATTCTCTTATACTTTCCGCAGTGGCATTCCCAGTCCTTTACCGGGCCGAATATTCTTTCGCAGAATAATCCGCCCATTTCAGGCTTATAGGTTCTATAGTTGATTGTCTCAGGCTTTGTTACCTCTCCGTTGGAACGCTCCAGAATCGACTCTGGGGAAGCTAAGCTTATCGTTACTTTGGAAAAGTCCTGAGTTAATTTTTTATTTTTTGCAAATGCCATATTATTATAATAATGTCGATACAATGAATATGCTCTACAGCAAAACCAGCCTAAAGAAGAGAGCTAAGTGACTTGGCCGGAGCCGCCGCACTTAGCTTTTCTTTTATTCCAGTGTAATTTCCAGTGCCAGACCTCTTAGCTCGTGAATCAATACGTTGAATGATTCCGGGATATTTGGTTTTGGCAACACATCACCTTTCACAATGGCCTCGTATGCTTTCGCACGGCCAATCACGTCATCTGATTTTACTGTCAGTATCTCTTGCAGCACGTTGGAGGCACCGAAGGCTTCCAGCGCCCATACTTCCATCTCTCCGAAACGCTGGCCACCGAACTGGGCTTTACCACCCAATGGCTGCTGCGTGATCAGGGAGTATGGTCCGATAGAACGCGCGTGCATCTTATCATCTACCAGGTGACCCAGTTTCAGCATGTAAATAACACCTACCGTGATCGGTTGGTCGAAGCGGTCTCCGCTCAGGCCATCATACAAGTATGAACGACCGAAGCTTGGCAAGCCTGCCTCTGCCAGTTCTGCCTGCACCTGCTCTTCTGTAGCACCGTCAAAGATTGGCGTAGCATATGTTCTACCCAATTTCAGACCAGCCCATCCAAGCACCGTTTCATAGATCTGACCGATGTTCATCCTTGAAGGTACACCCAGCGGGTTCAGTACGATGTCCATTGGCGTTCCATCTTCCAGGAACGGCATGTCCTCTTCGCGCACAATACGGGCTACCACACCTTTGTTACCGTGACGACCGGCCATCTTATCACCCACCTTCAGCTTACGCTTTTTGGCGATGTATACTTTAGCCAGCTGCACGATACCTGCCGGTAACTCATCTCCTACTTCCAGGGTGAACCGCTCGCGCTTAAAGTGAGCCGAAACGATGTTGCGTCGCTTGTTATAGTTCTTCACCAGCTGCAACAGCATTGTGTTGGTTTTCTCGTCAGCAGTCCAGTTCTCCAGGATCAGGTCTTTGAACATGTTCACCTCTTCCGGCACGGCATAGTTGCTCTCGTCCTTGTAAGGGTTCTTTTCCGGGAACAGGGCCTCGATGATGTTCTTTTTAGAGAACTTAGAGCCTTTCGTCAGAATTTCATCCCCAAACTTGTGCTTGATGCCTTGTGAAGTTTTGCCTTCCAGCAGGCCAACCAGCTTGTCTACCATCACATTTTTAATGACAGTCAGCTCTTTGCCATACTTAGCCTTCAGTTCTTCAACCTCTTTCTTGGATTTGGCACGCAGGTTCTTGTCCTTTTTAGGACGCGAGAACAGTTTGGTCTCAATAACCACGCCATTCAGTGAGGGCGGCGCCTTAAGCGAGGCATCCTTCACATCGCCGGCCTTGTCGCCGAAGATGGCACGCAGTAGCTTCTCTTCCGGCGTCGGATCCGTTTCGCCCTTCGGTGTGATCTTACCGATCAGGATATCGCCTTCCTTCACCTCAGCACCGATGCGGATGATACCGTTCTCGTCGAGGTTGCGGACAGCTTCCTCGCTCACGTTCGGAATCTCCGACGTCAGTTCTTCTTCCCCACGCTTGGTCTCCCGAACTTCCAGCTCGAATTCCTCAATGTGGATAGAAGTGAAGATGTCATCTCTTACTACTTTTTCAGAGATAACAATAGCATCCTCGAAGTTATACCCTTGCCAAGGCATGAACGCTACCTGCATGTTTCTGCCGATAGCCAGCTCACCGTTGTTAGTGGCATAGCCTTCGCAAAGCGGCTGCCCCCTGTAAACGCGCTCGCCCGTTTTCACGATCGGCGTTAGGTTGATGCAGGTGTCCTGGTTGGTTCTTCTGAACTTCACCAGTTTGTAGGTTACATACTCGGCATCAAAAGAGACTAATTTCTCATCTTCTGTCAGGTCGTACTTCACTACAATCTTGTTAGCGTCAACGAAGTCAATTACGCCGTCACCTTCAGCCACAACAAGTGCTCTGGAGTCAATAGCCGCTCTTCTTTCCAGACCTGTACCCACAATCGGCGCTTCCGGCTTCAGTAATGGTACGGCCTGGCGTTGCATGTTCGAACCCATCAGGGCACGGTTAGCATCATCATGCTCCAGGAACGGAATCATGGAGGCTGCCACCGATACGATCTGGTTCGGCGCCACGTCCATATAAGTATAAGTATTCGGCTCTTCTACCGGGAAGTCCCCTTCGAAGCGGCCTTTTACTCTTTCGCTCAGGAAATTACCACCTTCATCAATCAGGGCGTTGGCCTGGGCAATGTGGTGGGTATCTTCTTCTTCTGCTGTCAGGTATTCTACGCTGCCGTCAGTTTCTACTTTACCTTCCACCACTTTGCGGTAAGGTGT
This window contains:
- the rpoB gene encoding DNA-directed RNA polymerase subunit beta, coding for MAKNKTTERINFASINPVIDYPDFLDVQLQSFQDFFQLETPAENRAQEGLFKVFAENFPISDSRENFVLEFIDYHIDPPKYSVDESIDRGLTYSVPLKAKLRLICNDEDNEDFETIEQEVFLGNIPYMTEKGSFVINGAERVIVSQLHRSPGVFFAQSKHTNGTKLYSARIIPFKGSWVEFATDVNNVMYAYIDRKKKFPVTTLLRAIGYGTDKDILDLFGLSEEIPATKANLKNAVGRRLAARVLRTWTEDFVDEDTGEVVSIDRNEVILERDSEISADDIDVITNSGVQSIILHRENVNIADYAIIYNTLQKDNSNSEQEAVEQIYRQLRNTEAPDVETARDIIQKLFFSDKRYDLGEVGRYRINKKLGLDTNWDAKVLTNEDIVLIVKYLIGLINSRAVVDDIDHLSNRRVRTVGEQLYAQFGVGLARMARTIKERMNVRDNEDFKPVDLINARTLSSVINSFFGTNQLSQFMDQTNPLAEVTHKRRVSALGPGGLSRERAGFEVRDVHYTHYGRLCTIETPEGPNIGLISSLCVHARVNHMGFIETPYRKVVEGKVETDGSVEYLTAEEEDTHHIAQANALIDEGGNFLSERVKGRFEGDFPVEEPNTYTYMDVAPNQIVSVAASMIPFLEHDDANRALMGSNMQRQAVPLLKPEAPIVGTGLERRAAIDSRALVVAEGDGVIDFVDANKIVVKYDLTEDEKLVSFDAEYVTYKLVKFRRTNQDTCINLTPIVKTGERVYRGQPLCEGYATNNGELAIGRNMQVAFMPWQGYNFEDAIVISEKVVRDDIFTSIHIEEFELEVRETKRGEEELTSEIPNVSEEAVRNLDENGIIRIGAEVKEGDILIGKITPKGETDPTPEEKLLRAIFGDKAGDVKDASLKAPPSLNGVVIETKLFSRPKKDKNLRAKSKKEVEELKAKYGKELTVIKNVMVDKLVGLLEGKTSQGIKHKFGDEILTKGSKFSKKNIIEALFPEKNPYKDESNYAVPEEVNMFKDLILENWTADEKTNTMLLQLVKNYNKRRNIVSAHFKRERFTLEVGDELPAGIVQLAKVYIAKKRKLKVGDKMAGRHGNKGVVARIVREEDMPFLEDGTPMDIVLNPLGVPSRMNIGQIYETVLGWAGLKLGRTYATPIFDGATEEQVQAELAEAGLPSFGRSYLYDGLSGDRFDQPITVGVIYMLKLGHLVDDKMHARSIGPYSLITQQPLGGKAQFGGQRFGEMEVWALEAFGASNVLQEILTVKSDDVIGRAKAYEAIVKGDVLPKPNIPESFNVLIHELRGLALEITLE
- the rpoC gene encoding DNA-directed RNA polymerase subunit beta', which encodes MAFAKNKKLTQDFSKVTISLASPESILERSNGEVTKPETINYRTYKPEMGGLFCERIFGPVKDWECHCGKYKRIRYKGIICDRCGVEVTEKKVRRERMGHIELVVPVAHIWYFKSLPNKIGYLLGLPTKKLDQIIYYERYAVIQPGILAEDGVNTLDFLTEDEYLDMIDKLPRENQALDNNDPNKFIAKMGAEALQMLLERINLDDLSYELRHAAAHETSQQRKAEALKRLRVVEAFRDAATRIENRPEWMVIRMVPVIPPELRPLVPLDGGRFATSDLNDLYRRVIIRNNRLKRLIEIKAPEVILRNEKRMLQEAVDSLFDNSRKVNAVRAEGNRALKSLSDMLKGKQGRFRQNLLGKRVDYSGRSVIVVGPELKLHECGLPKNMAAELFKPFIIRKLIERGIVKTVKSAKKIVDRKDPVVWDILENVLKGHPVLLNRAPTLHRLGIQAFQPKLIEGKAIQLHPLVCTAFNADFDGDQMAVHVPLGPAAVLEASMLMLASHNILNPANGAPIAVPSQDMVLGLYYVSKGKRSTETQKIAGEGMSFYSAEEVIIAINEGRLSKHAYIKVRATVKNEQGELEEKLIETVAGRVIFNQFVPKEVGYIDELLTKKKLQQIISRVFKETGMARTAHFLDDIKTLGFQSAYKGGLSMGLGDISIPAEKDILVEQAKKDVDGVWQNYSMGLITDNERYNQVIDIWTRINNQITETLMRRLENDDQGFNAIFMMMHSGARGSREQIRQLGGMRGLMAKPQKSLQGSVGEIIENPILSNFKEGLDVIEYFISTHGARKGLADTALKTADAGYLTRRLVDVSQDVIVNEEDCGTLRGLEVSALKDNEDIVESLSERILGRVTVHDVYDPITNELIVESGAEVTEEVARAIENTAIETVEIRSVLTCESKRGICAKCYGRNLATGFMVQKGEAVGVIAAQSIGEPGTQLTLRTFHVGGTASNIAVDATIFAKFNGQIEFEDVRTIETVNNEGEPVKVVMGRSGELKIIDPASGKLLISNHVPYGSFLTVNEGQAVEKGQPLCSWDPYNAVILSEFDGEITYESIIEGITYREESDEQTGYREKVIIDTKDKTQNPAIIVNPKSGEPKGYNIPVGAHLTVENGEKIKAGQILVKIPRAIGKTRDITGGLPRVTELFEARNPSNPAVVSEIDGVVTYGSVKRGNREIFIESKDGVKKKYMVPLSKHILVQDNDFIRAGMPLSDGAITPTDILNIQGPGAVQEYLVNEIQEVYRLQGVKINDKHIEVVVRQMMQKVVVVDPGDTSFLEHQVVDKITFMEENDRIIDMKVVEDAGESANLKPGQIVTARRLRDENSSLKRRDMRLVTVRDAQPSVSRPTLQGITQASLGTQSFISAASFQETTKVLSEAAIKGKADELLGLKENVIVGHLIPAGTGLREYQSLIVGSQEEYDSLVESKKATTKRQQELQNK